One Paracidovorax avenae ATCC 19860 genomic region harbors:
- a CDS encoding MFS transporter, with translation MPIALFALTLGAFAIGTTEFVIVGLLPTVAADLGIGLPSAGLLVSLYALGVAVGAPVLTALTGRLPRKALLLALMALFTAGNLLAWQAPGYGTLVAARVLTGLAHGVFFSIGSTIATGLVPREKAASAIATLFAGLTVALVTGVPLGTFIGQHFGWRETFLAVAGLGMLAFAGSALFVPRRIAHVPPASLLQQARVLAEPRLLLVYAKTAIGYGGTFIPFTFLAPILTGVSGFSESAVGWVMLVYGVSVAAGNLWGGRLADRLGPIPALRIIFALLAAVLLLLQFTAPHPWLAVATVLLWGAVAFGNVPGLQLYVVRQAERVAPQAVDVASGLNIAAFNLGIAGAAWAGGLIVTHLGLMHTPWIGAVVVLGALALTQASGVLDARGGAAMRGGRPAAAGH, from the coding sequence ATGCCCATTGCCCTGTTCGCGCTGACGCTCGGTGCGTTCGCCATCGGCACGACGGAATTCGTCATCGTCGGCCTGCTGCCCACCGTGGCGGCGGACCTCGGCATCGGCCTGCCCTCGGCCGGCCTGCTCGTCAGCCTGTACGCGCTGGGCGTGGCCGTCGGCGCGCCGGTGCTCACCGCGCTCACCGGCCGGCTGCCGCGCAAGGCCCTGCTGCTGGCGCTCATGGCGCTGTTCACCGCCGGCAACCTGCTGGCCTGGCAGGCCCCGGGCTACGGCACGCTGGTGGCCGCGCGCGTGCTCACGGGCCTCGCGCACGGCGTGTTCTTCTCGATCGGCTCGACCATCGCCACCGGCCTGGTGCCGCGCGAGAAGGCGGCCAGCGCCATCGCCACGCTGTTCGCGGGGCTCACGGTGGCGCTGGTCACCGGCGTGCCGCTGGGCACCTTCATCGGCCAGCACTTCGGCTGGCGCGAGACCTTCCTCGCCGTGGCGGGGCTCGGCATGCTGGCCTTCGCGGGCAGCGCGCTCTTCGTGCCGCGGCGCATCGCGCATGTGCCGCCGGCCTCGCTCCTGCAGCAGGCCCGCGTGCTGGCCGAACCGCGGCTGCTGCTGGTGTATGCCAAGACGGCCATCGGCTACGGCGGCACCTTCATTCCGTTCACCTTCCTCGCGCCCATCCTCACCGGCGTGTCGGGCTTCAGCGAAAGCGCGGTGGGCTGGGTGATGCTGGTGTACGGTGTCTCGGTGGCCGCGGGCAACCTCTGGGGCGGCCGGCTGGCCGACCGTCTGGGGCCGATCCCCGCGCTGCGCATCATCTTCGCGCTGTTGGCCGCCGTGCTGCTGCTCCTGCAGTTCACCGCGCCGCACCCCTGGCTGGCCGTGGCCACCGTGCTGCTCTGGGGGGCAGTGGCCTTCGGCAACGTGCCGGGCCTGCAGCTGTACGTGGTGCGGCAGGCCGAACGCGTCGCGCCGCAGGCCGTGGACGTGGCCTCGGGCCTGAACATCGCCGCGTTCAACCTCGGCATTGCCGGCGCGGCGTGGGCCGGGGGGCTGATCGTGACGCACCTGGGCCTCATGCACACGCCCTGGATCGGTGCGGTCGTGGTGCTGGGCGCACTGGCGCTCACCCAGGCCAGCGGTGTGCTCGATGCCCGCGGCGGGGCCGCGATGCGCGGCGGCCGTCCGGCTGCGGCGGGCCACTGA
- the pyrE gene encoding orotate phosphoribosyltransferase, translating to MVADGAQRQAGEEMAGGGASADRLAQEFVHFAVEAGVLRFGEFKTKAGRMSPYFFNAGLFDDGAKMGRLAEFYAKALLASGIEFDMVFGPAYKGIPLAATVAVELARHGRNVPFAYNRKEAKDHGEGGTLVGAPLRGRVLIVDDVMSAGTAARESIALIRAAGAVPHAMAIALDRQEKATENGQDVDHSAVQYVRGQLGMQVCTIAKLADLLQYLQDRGGSDMGAHHERVLAYRQRYGV from the coding sequence ATGGTGGCAGACGGCGCGCAGCGGCAGGCGGGAGAGGAAATGGCAGGAGGGGGCGCGTCGGCGGACCGCCTCGCCCAGGAATTCGTGCACTTCGCCGTGGAGGCGGGCGTGCTCAGGTTCGGCGAATTCAAGACCAAGGCGGGCCGCATGAGCCCGTACTTCTTCAATGCCGGGCTTTTCGACGATGGCGCCAAGATGGGCCGGCTCGCGGAATTCTATGCAAAAGCCCTTTTGGCCAGCGGCATCGAATTCGACATGGTCTTCGGGCCCGCCTACAAGGGCATCCCGCTGGCCGCCACGGTGGCGGTGGAGCTGGCACGCCACGGCCGCAATGTCCCCTTCGCCTACAACCGCAAGGAGGCGAAGGACCACGGCGAAGGCGGCACGCTGGTCGGCGCGCCGCTGCGGGGCCGCGTACTGATCGTGGACGACGTGATGTCCGCCGGCACCGCCGCGCGCGAATCCATCGCGCTCATCCGGGCCGCCGGGGCCGTTCCCCATGCGATGGCCATTGCCCTCGATCGCCAGGAAAAGGCCACCGAGAACGGTCAGGACGTGGACCACAGCGCCGTGCAGTACGTGCGTGGCCAATTGGGCATGCAGGTGTGCACCATCGCCAAGCTGGCCGATTTATTGCAATATCTGCAGGACCGCGGGGGCTCCGACATGGGCGCCCACCACGAGCGCGTGCTGGCCTACCGCCAGCGCTACGGCGTCTGA
- a CDS encoding ParA family protein, translated as MTSVPTLTFFNNKGGVGKTTLVYHLSWMFAELGVRTLVVDCDHQANLTAAFVDEAALSDLWNPARAGHCVSTIYDAVRPLARAEDFSPPKTIAIDPKLQLIAGDMGLSAFEDQLSEQWTQALLGNEDAREHAMLVLSAFWRMAQAKASEMNADLVMFDVAPNQGAINQSVLIGTDHVVVPLAADWLSLQGLRNLGPALLRWRMGWKDRTLRIGDALGPLPSGEIRPAGYIVVQQQKTLSRPVQAYESLLDRIPGDYRQYLLQEKDGGTLPDIKSDPYCLALLRPYHGLMMLSQEARKPVFKLRSADGAIGSHAAAVTRAYQDFHTLALKILSRIGITPA; from the coding sequence ATGACGTCCGTGCCCACTTTGACGTTCTTCAACAACAAGGGCGGCGTCGGCAAGACCACACTGGTCTATCACCTGTCCTGGATGTTCGCGGAACTGGGCGTGCGGACTCTGGTGGTGGACTGCGACCACCAAGCGAATTTGACCGCGGCCTTCGTCGACGAAGCAGCGCTTTCGGACCTGTGGAATCCCGCCAGAGCTGGCCATTGCGTAAGCACCATCTACGACGCCGTGAGACCACTCGCGCGCGCGGAAGATTTCTCCCCCCCAAAGACCATCGCCATCGATCCAAAACTGCAATTGATCGCCGGAGACATGGGCTTGTCCGCCTTCGAGGACCAGCTCTCGGAGCAGTGGACCCAGGCGCTGTTGGGCAACGAAGATGCACGCGAGCATGCCATGCTCGTGCTCAGTGCATTCTGGCGCATGGCGCAGGCCAAGGCGAGTGAGATGAATGCCGATTTAGTGATGTTCGACGTAGCCCCCAACCAGGGAGCCATCAACCAATCCGTGTTGATCGGCACGGACCATGTCGTCGTACCGCTGGCAGCCGATTGGCTCTCGCTGCAGGGCTTGCGAAATCTGGGGCCCGCGCTGCTGCGGTGGCGCATGGGCTGGAAAGACCGCACACTGCGCATTGGCGATGCGCTGGGACCGCTTCCCAGCGGAGAGATTCGGCCCGCCGGATACATCGTGGTGCAACAGCAGAAAACGCTATCGCGTCCGGTGCAAGCCTACGAGTCGTTGCTCGACCGGATTCCTGGTGATTACAGGCAATATCTGCTGCAGGAGAAGGACGGCGGCACGCTCCCGGACATCAAAAGCGACCCCTACTGCCTTGCACTGCTACGCCCTTACCATGGCCTGATGATGCTCTCGCAGGAGGCGCGCAAGCCCGTCTTCAAACTCCGTTCGGCAGACGGTGCCATCGGCAGCCACGCTGCCGCCGTGACCCGCGCCTACCAAGACTTCCACACCCTCGCCTTGAAAATTCTTTCCCGTATCGGCATCACGCCTGCGTGA
- a CDS encoding RNA-binding domain-containing protein, producing MSYTDAQLLDLLAAPESQVLERKESFDKDKVCKTVCAFANDLARNRQPGVLFIGVRDDGTVVGVQADDRLRLSIDQITSDARIQPLPSVTVRVLSVNGLSVVAIVVHPSALPPVRFDGRAWVRMSASNRQAHREDERVLDEVRRTNAGRPFDSEAIPSASVDDLDLRYFKETYLPSALAPDVLAANGRSTEEQLATTRMALGIAPCLPTVTGLLTLGLSPQDFLAGAYVQFIRYAGTEQGSDIEDQEKITGTLETMILETERRLKAHIRTSLRILGVDREVAAPDYPLAALQQLFRNAVLHRTYEGTNAPVRVYWFDDRIEIWNPGGPYGIVTPENFGEPYITDYRNPSIAEALAHLDFVQRFGFGIQSARKVLQDNSNPPPEFRVEQGFVLVTVRKRPTA from the coding sequence ATGAGCTATACGGATGCGCAACTCCTTGACCTGCTCGCAGCGCCGGAGTCTCAGGTTCTGGAGCGCAAGGAATCCTTCGACAAGGATAAGGTGTGCAAGACCGTCTGCGCGTTCGCCAATGACTTGGCACGCAACCGCCAGCCCGGCGTGCTGTTCATCGGAGTCCGCGACGATGGCACCGTCGTCGGCGTCCAGGCCGATGACCGGTTGCGCTTGAGCATCGACCAGATCACCTCCGATGCCCGCATCCAGCCGTTGCCCAGCGTGACGGTACGGGTCCTTTCGGTGAATGGCCTCTCGGTGGTCGCCATCGTGGTGCATCCGTCGGCACTGCCCCCTGTCCGCTTCGACGGCAGGGCGTGGGTACGGATGTCCGCCAGCAACCGGCAGGCCCATCGTGAAGACGAGCGTGTGCTCGATGAAGTGCGCAGGACCAATGCCGGCCGGCCTTTCGACAGCGAAGCGATTCCAAGCGCCTCCGTGGATGATCTGGACTTGCGCTATTTCAAGGAAACCTACCTTCCCTCAGCGCTTGCACCGGACGTACTGGCCGCCAACGGCCGCTCCACGGAAGAGCAATTGGCCACCACGCGCATGGCCCTGGGCATTGCGCCCTGCCTTCCCACTGTCACTGGATTGCTGACCCTGGGCCTGTCGCCGCAGGACTTCCTGGCCGGGGCGTATGTGCAGTTCATCCGATACGCGGGCACAGAACAGGGCTCCGACATCGAAGACCAGGAAAAGATCACCGGTACGCTGGAAACGATGATTCTGGAGACGGAACGGCGTCTGAAAGCCCACATCCGGACGTCCTTGCGCATCCTCGGAGTGGACCGGGAAGTCGCCGCGCCGGACTATCCACTGGCAGCGCTGCAGCAGCTCTTCCGCAACGCAGTACTGCACCGTACCTACGAGGGCACCAATGCGCCGGTCCGGGTGTACTGGTTCGACGACCGCATTGAGATATGGAATCCGGGCGGCCCCTACGGCATCGTGACGCCCGAGAATTTCGGCGAGCCGTACATTACCGACTACCGCAATCCGTCGATTGCCGAGGCCCTGGCACATCTCGATTTTGTGCAACGGTTCGGCTTCGGCATCCAGAGCGCCCGCAAAGTGCTGCAGGACAACAGCAACCCACCGCCGGAATTCCGCGTGGAGCAGGGCTTCGTACTGGTCACCGTCCGGAAGAGGCCGACGGCATGA
- the gatB gene encoding Asp-tRNA(Asn)/Glu-tRNA(Gln) amidotransferase subunit GatB, translating to MPAKSSLLIHGYEVVIGFETHTQLATQSKIFSRAPTAFGAEPNTQACAVDLALPGTLPVMNREAVACAIRLGLALGSRVAPESIFARKNYFYPDLPKGYQISQFEIPVVQGGEVSFYLGDEKKTVRLVRAHLEEDAGKSLHEDFIGQSGIDLNRAGTPLLEIVTEPDIRSSEEAVAYARELHKIVTWIGICDGNMQEGSFRCDANVSVRKPGQPLGTRREIKNLNSFKFMQQAIDYEIRWQIEQIEDGHAIQQATVLFDPDTGETRAMRTKEDAADYRYFPDPDLPPLRISEQWVQEERARMPELPRTMAARFVADYGLPEYDATTLTQSKAMAAYFEEAAKASGQPKLASNWIMGEVSRRVNAGETDIAAAPVTAALLAKLIARIADGTISNAAARQVFDALWTGEGTDVDAVIEAKGLKQMNDSGALEKIIDEVIAANPDNVAQFKAGKDKAFNALVGQAMKASKGKANPQQVNEMLRARLAAA from the coding sequence ATGCCAGCCAAGTCATCACTTCTCATCCACGGCTACGAAGTCGTCATCGGCTTCGAGACCCACACCCAGCTCGCCACGCAATCGAAGATCTTCAGCCGCGCGCCCACGGCCTTCGGTGCCGAGCCCAATACCCAGGCCTGCGCGGTGGACCTGGCCCTGCCCGGCACGCTGCCCGTGATGAACCGCGAGGCCGTGGCCTGCGCCATCCGCCTGGGCCTGGCGCTGGGCTCCAGGGTCGCGCCCGAGAGCATCTTCGCGCGCAAGAACTACTTCTACCCCGACCTGCCCAAGGGTTACCAGATCAGCCAGTTCGAGATCCCGGTGGTGCAGGGCGGCGAGGTGTCGTTCTATCTCGGTGACGAGAAGAAGACCGTGCGCCTGGTGCGCGCCCACCTGGAGGAAGACGCTGGCAAGTCGCTGCACGAGGACTTCATCGGCCAGTCGGGCATCGACCTGAACCGCGCCGGCACGCCGCTGCTGGAGATCGTGACCGAGCCCGACATCCGCAGCAGCGAGGAGGCCGTGGCCTACGCCCGCGAACTGCACAAGATCGTCACCTGGATCGGCATCTGCGACGGCAACATGCAGGAAGGCTCGTTCCGCTGCGACGCCAACGTTTCCGTGCGCAAGCCCGGCCAGCCGCTGGGCACGCGCCGCGAAATCAAGAACCTGAACAGCTTCAAGTTCATGCAGCAGGCGATCGACTACGAGATCCGCTGGCAGATCGAGCAGATCGAGGACGGCCACGCGATCCAGCAGGCGACCGTGCTGTTCGACCCGGACACGGGCGAGACCCGCGCCATGCGCACCAAGGAAGACGCGGCCGACTACCGCTACTTCCCCGACCCGGACCTGCCGCCGCTGCGGATTTCGGAGCAGTGGGTGCAGGAAGAGCGCGCGCGCATGCCCGAACTGCCGCGCACCATGGCCGCGCGCTTCGTGGCCGACTACGGCCTGCCGGAATACGACGCGACCACGCTCACGCAGTCCAAGGCCATGGCGGCCTACTTCGAGGAGGCGGCGAAGGCCAGCGGGCAACCGAAGCTCGCCAGCAACTGGATCATGGGCGAGGTGTCGCGCCGCGTGAACGCGGGAGAGACCGACATCGCCGCCGCGCCGGTCACGGCCGCGCTGCTGGCGAAGCTGATCGCACGCATCGCCGACGGCACCATCTCCAACGCTGCCGCCCGGCAGGTGTTCGATGCGCTCTGGACCGGCGAAGGCACTGACGTGGACGCGGTCATCGAAGCCAAGGGCCTCAAGCAGATGAACGACTCCGGCGCGCTGGAAAAGATCATCGACGAGGTGATCGCCGCCAACCCCGACAACGTGGCCCAGTTCAAGGCCGGCAAGGACAAGGCGTTCAACGCACTGGTAGGCCAGGCCATGAAGGCTTCCAAGGGCAAGGCGAACCCGCAGCAGGTCAACGAGATGCTGCGCGCGCGGCTCGCGGCCGCCTGA
- a CDS encoding exodeoxyribonuclease III — MDASLFKLTSLNLNGIRSAASKGVEAWIAETRPDCICVQEIKAQSADMEGRFETLAGLKGHFHYATKKGYSGVGIYTRHEPTDVRVGYGSSEFDAEGRYVEARFDTPARKLSIISAYFPSGSSGPERQLAKFRFLAEFHVHLMRVKEEREFILCGDVNIAHQQIDLKNWRSNQKNSGFLPEEREWMTKLLHQTDPGGGLVDVYRLLQPDTTETAYTWWSNRGQAYANNVGWRLDYHLATPAIAALARTESIYKQQKFSDHAPITVGYDLAI, encoded by the coding sequence ATGGATGCTTCCCTTTTCAAATTGACCAGCCTGAACCTCAACGGCATCCGCTCCGCCGCCTCGAAAGGCGTGGAGGCCTGGATCGCCGAGACGCGGCCGGATTGTATTTGCGTGCAGGAGATCAAGGCCCAGTCCGCCGACATGGAAGGCCGTTTCGAGACCCTGGCCGGCCTCAAGGGGCATTTCCACTACGCGACCAAGAAGGGCTACTCGGGCGTGGGCATCTATACCCGCCACGAGCCGACCGACGTGCGCGTGGGCTACGGCTCGTCCGAGTTCGACGCCGAAGGCCGCTACGTGGAGGCGCGCTTCGACACGCCCGCGCGCAAGCTCTCGATCATCAGCGCGTATTTTCCGAGCGGCTCGTCGGGCCCCGAGCGCCAGCTGGCCAAGTTCCGCTTCCTGGCGGAATTCCACGTGCACCTGATGCGCGTGAAGGAAGAGCGCGAATTCATCCTCTGCGGCGACGTCAACATCGCCCACCAGCAGATCGACCTGAAGAACTGGCGCAGCAACCAGAAGAACAGCGGCTTCCTGCCCGAAGAGCGCGAGTGGATGACAAAGTTGTTGCACCAAACCGACCCGGGCGGCGGCCTCGTGGACGTGTACCGCCTGCTGCAGCCCGACACCACCGAGACGGCCTACACCTGGTGGAGCAACCGCGGACAGGCCTATGCGAACAACGTGGGGTGGCGGCTGGACTACCACCTCGCCACGCCGGCCATCGCGGCGCTGGCGCGCACCGAGTCCATCTACAAGCAGCAGAAGTTCTCGGACCACGCGCCGATCACCGTGGGCTACGACCTGGCGATCTGA
- a CDS encoding rod shape-determining protein, which translates to MFGAFRRYFSTDLAIDLGTANTLIFARDKGIVLDEPSVVAIRHEGGPHGKKVIQAVGHEAKAMLGKVPGNIEAIRPMKDGVIADFVITEQMIKQFIKMVHPRTLLTPSPRIIICVPCGSTQVERRAIKDAAEAAGATAVYLIEEPMAAGIGAGLPVSEASGSMVVDIGGGTTEVGVISLGGMVYKGSVRVGGDKFDEAIISYIRRNYGMLIGEPTAESIKKSIGSAFPGSEVREMEVKGRNLSEGVPRSFTISSNEVLEALTDPLNQIVSSVKNALEQTPPELGADIAERGMMLTGGGALLRDLDRLLAEETGLPVLVAEDPLTCVVRGCGIALERMDRQGSIFTSE; encoded by the coding sequence ATGTTCGGAGCTTTCCGTCGGTACTTCTCCACCGACCTTGCCATTGATCTTGGCACAGCCAACACGCTGATCTTCGCCCGCGACAAGGGCATCGTGCTCGACGAACCCTCCGTCGTTGCCATCCGCCACGAAGGCGGCCCCCACGGCAAGAAAGTCATCCAGGCGGTCGGCCACGAGGCCAAGGCCATGCTCGGCAAGGTGCCCGGCAACATCGAGGCCATCCGCCCGATGAAGGATGGCGTGATCGCCGACTTCGTGATCACCGAGCAGATGATCAAGCAGTTCATCAAGATGGTGCACCCGCGCACGCTGCTCACGCCGAGCCCGCGCATCATCATCTGCGTGCCCTGCGGCTCCACCCAGGTCGAGCGCCGTGCCATCAAGGATGCGGCCGAGGCCGCGGGCGCCACCGCCGTCTACCTCATCGAGGAACCCATGGCCGCCGGCATCGGCGCCGGCCTGCCGGTCTCCGAGGCCTCGGGCTCCATGGTCGTGGACATCGGCGGCGGCACGACGGAAGTCGGCGTGATCTCCCTGGGCGGCATGGTGTACAAGGGCAGCGTCCGCGTGGGCGGCGACAAGTTCGACGAGGCCATCATCAGCTACATCCGCCGCAACTACGGCATGCTGATCGGCGAGCCCACGGCCGAGTCCATCAAGAAGAGCATCGGTTCGGCCTTCCCCGGCTCCGAGGTGCGCGAGATGGAGGTCAAGGGCCGCAACCTCTCCGAGGGCGTGCCGCGCAGCTTCACCATCTCCAGCAACGAAGTGCTGGAGGCGCTCACCGATCCGCTCAACCAGATCGTTTCCTCCGTCAAGAACGCCCTGGAGCAGACCCCGCCCGAGCTGGGTGCCGACATCGCCGAGCGCGGCATGATGCTCACGGGCGGCGGCGCGCTGCTGCGCGACCTCGACCGGCTGCTCGCCGAGGAGACGGGCCTGCCCGTGCTCGTGGCAGAAGACCCCCTGACCTGCGTGGTCCGCGGCTGCGGCATCGCGCTCGAGCGCATGGACCGCCAGGGCAGCATCTTCACGAGCGAGTGA
- the gatA gene encoding Asp-tRNA(Asn)/Glu-tRNA(Gln) amidotransferase subunit GatA has translation MSEPSSPLHTLGVAELAAALRGKQVSAVETARHFLARVQQHTGLGAFVSINEEATLAQARAQDAAIAAGTAGPLAGVPIAHKDIFVTRDFPSTAGSKMLAGYQSPFDATVVTRLADAGAVTLGKLNCDEFAMGSANENSAVAPLGADAPAPVRNPWATGRVPGGSSGGSAVAVAARLAPAVTGTDTGGSIRQPASFCGITGIKPTYGRASRYGMIAFASSLDQAGPMARSAEDCALLLSAICGPDPDRDSTSLDVPAEDFTAKLGDSIDGLRIGIPAEFFGEGLAPDVRAAVDGALKEYEKLGAKLVPITLPRTELSIPVYYIIAPAEASSNLSRFDGVKFGHRARDYTDLVDMYKKTRAEGFGDEVKRRIMIGTYVLSHGYYDAYYLQAQKIRRMIADDFQNAFKECDLIAGPVAPTVAWKLGEHGNDPLADYLADIFTLPASLAGLPGMSVPAGFGEGGMPVGLQLIGNYFQEGRLLNAAHRLQQATDFHLRTPTAFSA, from the coding sequence ATGAGCGAACCCTCCTCTCCCCTCCACACCCTGGGCGTGGCCGAACTGGCCGCGGCGTTGCGCGGCAAGCAGGTCTCTGCCGTCGAGACCGCCCGGCATTTCCTCGCCCGCGTCCAGCAGCACACCGGCCTCGGCGCCTTCGTGAGCATCAACGAGGAAGCCACCCTGGCCCAGGCCCGCGCGCAGGACGCGGCCATCGCCGCCGGCACGGCCGGCCCGCTGGCGGGCGTGCCCATCGCCCACAAGGACATCTTCGTCACGCGCGACTTCCCCAGCACGGCCGGCTCGAAGATGCTGGCCGGCTACCAGTCGCCCTTCGACGCCACGGTGGTCACGCGGCTGGCCGACGCCGGTGCCGTGACCCTGGGCAAGCTCAACTGCGATGAATTCGCCATGGGCTCGGCCAACGAGAACTCGGCCGTCGCTCCCCTGGGCGCCGATGCGCCCGCCCCGGTGCGCAACCCCTGGGCCACCGGCCGCGTGCCGGGCGGCTCCTCCGGCGGCAGCGCCGTGGCCGTGGCCGCACGCCTCGCCCCGGCCGTGACGGGCACCGACACGGGCGGCTCCATCCGCCAGCCGGCCTCGTTCTGCGGCATCACCGGCATCAAGCCCACCTACGGCCGCGCCAGCCGCTACGGCATGATCGCCTTCGCCTCCAGCCTGGACCAGGCCGGCCCGATGGCCCGCTCGGCCGAGGACTGCGCGCTGCTGCTCTCGGCGATCTGCGGCCCCGACCCGGACCGCGACTCCACCAGCCTGGACGTGCCGGCCGAGGACTTCACCGCGAAGCTGGGCGACAGCATCGACGGCCTGCGCATCGGCATCCCGGCCGAATTCTTCGGCGAGGGCCTGGCGCCCGACGTGCGCGCCGCGGTCGATGGCGCGCTCAAGGAATACGAGAAGCTCGGCGCGAAGCTGGTGCCGATCACGCTGCCGCGCACCGAGCTGTCCATCCCGGTGTACTACATCATCGCGCCGGCCGAGGCCTCGTCGAACCTGAGCCGCTTCGACGGCGTGAAGTTCGGCCACCGCGCCAGGGACTACACCGACCTGGTGGACATGTACAAGAAGACGCGCGCCGAAGGCTTCGGCGACGAGGTCAAGCGCCGCATCATGATCGGCACCTACGTGCTATCGCACGGCTACTACGACGCCTACTACCTGCAGGCGCAGAAGATCCGCCGCATGATCGCGGATGACTTCCAGAACGCCTTCAAGGAGTGCGACCTGATCGCCGGCCCGGTGGCGCCCACGGTGGCCTGGAAGCTCGGCGAGCACGGCAACGACCCGCTGGCCGACTACCTGGCCGACATCTTCACGCTGCCCGCCTCGCTCGCCGGCCTGCCCGGCATGAGCGTGCCCGCCGGTTTCGGCGAGGGCGGCATGCCCGTGGGCCTGCAGCTCATCGGCAACTACTTCCAGGAAGGCCGGCTGCTGAACGCCGCGCACCGCCTGCAGCAGGCGACCGATTTCCACCTCCGCACGCCCACGGCATTTTCGGCATGA
- the gatC gene encoding Asp-tRNA(Asn)/Glu-tRNA(Gln) amidotransferase subunit GatC produces MALTPQDIGRIANLARLDLSPAESERMLTQLNGFFGIVEKMRAVDTAGLEPLSHPVAAIQDIALRLREDTASEPDQREANQRSAPAVERGLFLVPKVIE; encoded by the coding sequence ATGGCACTGACACCCCAGGACATTGGCCGCATCGCCAACCTGGCGCGGCTCGATCTGAGCCCCGCCGAAAGTGAGCGCATGCTCACCCAGCTCAACGGCTTCTTCGGCATCGTCGAGAAGATGCGGGCTGTGGATACCGCCGGCCTGGAACCCCTCTCCCACCCCGTGGCGGCCATCCAGGACATCGCCCTGCGCCTGCGGGAAGACACCGCGAGCGAGCCAGACCAGCGCGAGGCCAACCAGCGCAGCGCGCCCGCCGTGGAGCGGGGCCTGTTCCTGGTACCCAAGGTGATCGAATAA
- the dkgB gene encoding 2,5-didehydrogluconate reductase DkgB codes for MQASASLSTQPPVPPFGLGTFRLQGQAAIDSVANALDLGYRHVDTAQIYGNEAEVGQAVAASGVARGDLYLTTKVWTDHLAGDRLIPSLEESLRKLRTDYVDLALIHWPSPGGAVPLAESLEALAEARSRGLARRIGVSNFTVPLLREAVAAVGSDMIATNQIELHPYLQNRAVVDFARSQGIHTTSYMTLGYGQMLQDAEIQAIAQECDATPAQVALAWAMQSGFAVIPSSTRREHLASNLRATQLRLEDAHMRRIAALDRGGRLVDPEGLAPAWD; via the coding sequence ATGCAGGCATCCGCTTCTCTTTCCACCCAGCCGCCCGTGCCGCCGTTCGGCCTGGGCACGTTCCGGCTCCAGGGCCAGGCCGCCATCGATTCGGTGGCGAATGCCCTCGACCTCGGCTACCGCCATGTGGACACCGCGCAGATCTACGGCAACGAGGCCGAGGTGGGCCAGGCGGTTGCCGCCAGCGGCGTGGCCCGGGGCGATCTCTACCTCACCACCAAGGTCTGGACCGACCACCTCGCCGGCGACCGGCTCATTCCCAGCCTGGAGGAGAGCCTGCGGAAGTTGCGCACCGACTACGTCGATCTGGCGCTGATCCACTGGCCCTCGCCCGGCGGCGCCGTGCCGCTGGCCGAAAGCCTGGAGGCGCTGGCCGAAGCGCGCTCCCGCGGGCTCGCGCGGCGCATCGGCGTGTCGAACTTCACGGTGCCGCTCCTGCGCGAGGCCGTGGCCGCCGTGGGGTCGGACATGATCGCCACGAACCAGATCGAACTGCACCCCTACCTGCAGAACCGGGCGGTGGTGGATTTCGCGCGCAGCCAGGGCATCCACACCACCTCCTACATGACGCTGGGCTACGGACAGATGCTGCAGGATGCGGAAATCCAGGCGATCGCGCAGGAATGTGATGCCACGCCGGCCCAGGTCGCGCTGGCCTGGGCGATGCAGTCGGGTTTTGCCGTCATTCCTTCGTCCACGCGCCGCGAGCACCTGGCCTCGAACCTGCGCGCCACGCAGCTGCGGCTGGAGGATGCCCACATGCGGCGCATCGCCGCGCTGGACCGCGGCGGCCGGCTGGTGGATCCGGAAGGGCTGGCGCCGGCCTGGGATTGA